The Streptomyces halobius genomic interval CAGCAGCAGGGGGGCGTGGACGGCGCAGACGGCGATCAGCGGGGAGATGCCGAGCAGGGCGATTCCGACGAGAACCTGCCGTACCAGGGCGGTTCGGGCGATGGTGGGCAGTCCGCCGGTCCGGGGGGCCAGGCTGAACCACAGCAGGGCGCGGCTGACGAGGAGGTAGCCGCCGGTCGCGGTGCCGACCTCGGAGAGGACGGTGAGGTCCCAGGCGTCGGGTGTCCAGGGGTGGCGGACGCTGGGGACGACGCCGAACACGGCGAGGCCGAGGGCCGCGGCGCCGATGCCGAGGATGTCCACGGCGCCGTGCACCACGGCCTGCCGCCAGCGGTGCCGGCGGGCGGCGCCGACGAGCAGCACGACGGCGAGGCTGACCAGGACGGCCGCCATCCAGCCGTAGAGGAGCAGGACGGCGAGGGCGAGGGCGGCGCCGGAGCCGGTGCCGCCCCACCAGCGGTCCCGGCCGAGGGCGACGAGATGGCCGACGATGATGCCGGTGAGGATCGCCAGTGCCCAGCCGACGGACCCGCCGGGGAACAGTGCCTCCCGTTGGCCGATGGTCCGGATCACACCCGTGGCGAGCGCGAGGCCCGCCACGGTGACGATGATCGCGGGCGCCGCGGGCACGACGAGCTGCCGGAGCCGCGACGCCGGAGCGGCACTGTCGGTCGGTTTCATTCCGATCCCTCTCACAGCCGGCTGTGCCCGCGCCACGGCAGGCGCACCCCTCAACAGTAGGCCGCGGAAGGCCGCCACGGGCAGCGATCGGCAACGGTTGCCCGAATGCGACCCGGCCCCCCCGATCAATCTGGTATGCGCCGTCGGGGTGTCATCTCACTCCTCCTCAGGCGGAGTGACCGCCACCGCTCGGGCCGCGTCCGGACCCTGTTCCAGCAGCACCGCGAAGCCCTCATCGTCCAGCACAGGGACCTTCAGTTGCATGGCCTTGTCGTACTTCGAACCAGGGTTGTCACCCACCACTACGAAACCGGTCTTCTTCGAAACGGAACCGGTCACCTTCGCTCCGAGTCCTTGGAGGGCCTCTTTCGCGCCATCTCTGGTGTGTGACTGAAGTGTGCCCGTCACCACAACGGTGACGCCTTCCAGGGGACGTGGTCCCTCTTCGCCCGTTTGTTCCTCTTCCATCCGGACACCGGCCGCCCGCCACCGCTCGATGATTTGCTGGTGCCACTCCTCGGCGAACCACTGCTTCAGGGACGCGGCGATGGTCCCGCCGACGCCGTCGACGGCGGCCAGCTCCTCCTCGCTCGCGTCCCGGATACGGTCCAGCGAGCGGAACTCCCGGGCCAGCGCCTCGGCGGCCACCGGGCCCACATGGCGGATCGACAGCCCGGTGATGATCCGGGCCAGCGGGCGCTCCTTGGCGGCCTGGATGTTCTCCAGCATGGCGAGGGTGTTCTTCTTCGGCTCGCCCTTCTGGTTGGCGAAGAAGGTGACGACCTTCTCCTCGCCGGTCTTCGGGTCACGCTTGGGCAGCCCGGTATCGGGGTCGAGGACATACGACTTGATGGGCAGCAGCTGCTCTACGGAAAGGCCGAAAAGGTCGCCCTCGTCCTTCACCGGGGGCTCCTCGGGCTCCAGCGGCTGGCTGAGCGCCGTCGCCGCGACATAGCCGAAGTTCTCGATGTCCAGGCATTTGCGGCCGGCCAGATAGAACAGCCGCTCACGGATCTGGGCGGGGCAGCCGCGGGCGTTGGGGCAGCGCAGGTCGACATCGCCTTCCTTGGCGGGCTGCAGTGCCGTACCGCACTCGGGGCACTCGGCCGGCATCACGAACTCCCGCTCACCGCCGTCCCGCAGGTCGACGACCGGGCCCAGGATCTCCGGGATGACATCGCCCGCCTTGCGCAGCACGACGGTGTCGCCGATGAGCACGCCCTTGGCCTTGACCACGTCCTGGTTGTGCAGGGTGGCGAACTCCACCTCGGACCCGGCGACCGTCACCGGCTCGACCACGGCATACGGCGTGACCCGTCCCGTACGGCCGACGCCGACGCGGATGTCCACCAGCTTGCTGTTGACCTCCTCCGGCGGATACTTCCAGGCGATCGCCCACCGGGGAGCGCGCGAGGTCGAGCCCAGCCGGCCCTGGAGCGGGATCTCGTCCAGCTTGACGACCACGCCGTCGATCTCGTGCTCGACGGCCGTACGGCGGGTGTCGGGGTCGCCGTAGTGGGCGATGAACTCGCGGACCGCCGCGAGGGAGTCGACGACGGTGGCGTGCGCGGCCGTCGGCAGGCCCCATTCACGCAGCATGTCGTACGCCTGCGACTGGCGGTCGATGGCGAAGCCCTCGCGGGCGCCGGTGCCGTGCACCACCATGTGCAGCGGGCGGCTCGCGGTGACCTTGGGGTCCTTCTGGCGCAGCGAACCGGCGGCGGCGTTCCGCGGGTTGGCGAACGGCGGTTTGCCGTCGGCCACCAGGCGTTCGTTGAGCTCCAGGAACTTCTCCATCGGGAAGTAGACCTCGCCGCGGACCTCGACCAGCTCGGGGATCCGGTCGCCCTTCAGGCGGTGCGGAATCTCGGCGATGGTGCGGATGTTGGGGGTGATGTCCTCGCCGGTGCGGCCGTCGCCGCGGGTGGCGGCGCGGGTCAGCCGGCCCCGCTCATAGGTGAGGTTGACGGCCAGGCCGTCGACCTTCAGCTCGCACAGGAAGTGGTAGCCGGCGCTCTTCGGATCGCCGCCCAGCTCCCCCGCGAGCCGCTCGGCCCAGGCCGTCAACTCGTCGTCGACGAAGGCGTTGTCGAGGGAGAGCATCCGCTCGCGGTGCTCGACCTCGGTGAACTCCGTGGCGTACGCGCCGGCGACCTTCTGGGTCGGTGAATCCGGGGTGCGCAGCTCCGGGTGCTCGGCCTCCAGCGCCTCCAGGGAGCGCAGCAACCGGTCGAACTCCGCGTCGCTGACGATCGGGGCGTCCTTCACGTAATACCGGAAGCGATGTTCCTCGATCTGCTCAGCGAGCTGCGCGTGCTTCTCCCGCGCCGCTGCGGGCACCTTGGATACCGCTGCGTGCTGTTCGCCAGCCACCGTCTTGTCCTCCCGTGGTCCTTGAGTGACGTCACTCAGGGTTGTCTGCGAGGGATCTCGCCGCCCGGACGCAGTGGGCGAGCACCGAACGGGCATACACGGGCGAAGCGCCCGCCAGCCCGCACGACGGAGTGACGACCACGGACTCGACGAGAATCCCCGGTGACAGCCCCAGCCTGCGCCACAGCGTCCTGACACCCATGACGCTACCGGCAGGGTCTGACAATCGGCCGTCCACGCCGGGCACCACGCCCGCGAACAGCGTCGTACCGCCCTCGACGGCCTCCCCGACCGCCTCCTCAT includes:
- the ligA gene encoding NAD-dependent DNA ligase LigA; the encoded protein is MAGEQHAAVSKVPAAAREKHAQLAEQIEEHRFRYYVKDAPIVSDAEFDRLLRSLEALEAEHPELRTPDSPTQKVAGAYATEFTEVEHRERMLSLDNAFVDDELTAWAERLAGELGGDPKSAGYHFLCELKVDGLAVNLTYERGRLTRAATRGDGRTGEDITPNIRTIAEIPHRLKGDRIPELVEVRGEVYFPMEKFLELNERLVADGKPPFANPRNAAAGSLRQKDPKVTASRPLHMVVHGTGAREGFAIDRQSQAYDMLREWGLPTAAHATVVDSLAAVREFIAHYGDPDTRRTAVEHEIDGVVVKLDEIPLQGRLGSTSRAPRWAIAWKYPPEEVNSKLVDIRVGVGRTGRVTPYAVVEPVTVAGSEVEFATLHNQDVVKAKGVLIGDTVVLRKAGDVIPEILGPVVDLRDGGEREFVMPAECPECGTALQPAKEGDVDLRCPNARGCPAQIRERLFYLAGRKCLDIENFGYVAATALSQPLEPEEPPVKDEGDLFGLSVEQLLPIKSYVLDPDTGLPKRDPKTGEEKVVTFFANQKGEPKKNTLAMLENIQAAKERPLARIITGLSIRHVGPVAAEALAREFRSLDRIRDASEEELAAVDGVGGTIAASLKQWFAEEWHQQIIERWRAAGVRMEEEQTGEEGPRPLEGVTVVVTGTLQSHTRDGAKEALQGLGAKVTGSVSKKTGFVVVGDNPGSKYDKAMQLKVPVLDDEGFAVLLEQGPDAARAVAVTPPEEE